Sequence from the Deltaproteobacteria bacterium genome:
AACGGGGAATGGCGGTCCGTTCCTTGAAGTAGCGCCAGCGAGCGTACTTGTGGAGCTCGTCGAGGATCACGCGCGGCTCGTCGGGGGGCAGCTCGCCCCGCTGGATGCGCGGGCGGGTGCGGACGTCGTCCCAGCTCAGATAGGCGGGGTGGCGCGGATCCGAAGCGCCTACGAGTCGGAGCGCGAGCGTCGTCTTCCCCACCTGGCGCGGTCCACTGAGGAAGACCATCTTCTGCGCGAGGTCGGCGTCGATGGGATCGTACAGGTAGCGCTTGGCGATCTCGCGGAGCACGGGCGGTCCGTCTCGCCTGCCTAGTCCGACTTTGCTCATGAGTAAAGTCGGATACGCCCAACGATGCCGTCTCGTCCTCGGCTTCACTTGTCTCGCCTCGGGGATGCGCCTCGCGCGGAGAAGGCGCTACGGCCCCAGGCACGACCGCCTCGTCGAGGCGATCGGCGCGCCTGCAGGGGCTGGCGCGACGGTGCTGGTGAGCGACAACGTCCGCGAGTTCCGGCGGGTCGAAGGCCTGCGGGTCGAGAACTGGCGCCGCCGCGCCTGACTCGGCCCTGATTCCATGCTCGAAGCACGCACCCTCCAGCCGCGAGGCGCGCTCGGCATCGACCAGGTCGAAACACCGTAGCGCGTGACGCCGGCGCCTACTCCTGCTCCCGGGTGGGCGCGCCGCCGGGACCAGCATCAGCCTGCGGCAGCTCGGCGGCACCGGGCGTGGAAGCGCGGAGGGCTTGCGCCTCGGCCTGCCTTCCTTGCGCGACGAGCAGGGTCGCGAGATTCGTGCG
This genomic interval carries:
- a CDS encoding AAA family ATPase, which encodes MLREIAKRYLYDPIDADLAQKMVFLSGPRQVGKTTLALRLVGASDPRHPAYLSWDDVRTRPRIQRGELPPDEPRVILDELHKYARWRYFKERTAIPRWYQVHPGSKDVLVDGVRILPFPGLCHELAIP